The following are from one region of the Vibrio rarus genome:
- a CDS encoding DUF3332 domain-containing protein, whose amino-acid sequence MKKFGLKAVGLAVLTASLTGCIGSNAVTGYVMKFNLEVVDNRYARGGVNMLLAPVYALSVAVDTLIFNSIEFWAGKNPINGKPHIFDSKVETMYNMNKDLDPSLTEAPLDPISMRQVESSTFEAIDANTVQMNVTYNNGDKALIMGVRDGEKVSYYYNGELVSETTLSQLEDLAVTKV is encoded by the coding sequence ATGAAGAAATTTGGCTTAAAAGCAGTAGGTCTGGCAGTTCTTACAGCGTCACTAACTGGGTGTATTGGTAGTAATGCGGTGACGGGATATGTAATGAAGTTTAACTTGGAAGTGGTAGATAACCGCTATGCTCGTGGTGGTGTGAATATGCTTCTTGCCCCTGTGTATGCACTTTCTGTTGCTGTGGATACGTTGATTTTTAACTCCATTGAATTTTGGGCCGGAAAAAACCCAATTAATGGTAAACCGCATATCTTCGACTCAAAAGTTGAAACTATGTATAACATGAATAAAGACTTAGACCCTTCACTTACCGAAGCGCCCCTAGACCCGATTTCAATGCGTCAGGTAGAGTCATCTACTTTTGAAGCCATTGATGCGAATACAGTGCAAATGAATGTCACTTATAACAATGGTGATAAAGCGCTGATTATGGGAGTTCGTGATGGTGAGAAAGTGAGTTATTACTACAACGGTGAACTCGTATCGGAAACCACTCTTTCGCAACTTGAAGATCTTGCTGTAACGAAAGTTTAA